ATGAGTGGCCTGCTCGCCAACGCCGTCCTCGCCAGCCTGTTCATCTTTGCCCTGGCCATGGGCCTGACGCTGATCCGGCTGTTCCGCGGCCCGTCCGCCCAGGACCGGGTGCTGGCCCTGGACTACCTGTACATCCTCGGCATGCTGATGATGCTGGTGCTGGGAATCCGCTATGCCAGCGATACCTACTTCGAAGGCGCCCTGCTGATCGCTCTGTTCGGCTTCGTCGGTTCGTTCGCCCTGGCCAAGTTCCTCCTGCGTGGCGAGGTGATCGAATGAACGAAACCATGGTATTGCCGTTCTGGCTGGAACTGATCACGGCTGCCCTGCTGCTCATCGGCAGCCTATTCGCCCTGATCGGCGCCATCGGCCTGGTGCGTCTGAAAGAGTACTTCCAGCGCATGCACCCGCCCGCGCTGGCCTCGACCATCGGCGCCTGGTGCGTGGCGCTGGCCTCGATCCTGTACTTCTCGGCGCTCAAGCAGAGCCCGGTGCTGCACGCCTGGCTGATCCCGATCCTGCTGTCGATCACCGTGCCGGTGACCACCCTGCTGCTGGCCAGGGCCGCGCTGTTTCGCAAGCGTAGCTCGGGCGAGGACGTGCCGGAAGAAGTCAGCAGCGGGCGTGATCGCGGGAACTGAAACGCGCACACTCCCACAGGGGGACGCGTAACTCCAATCGCCATGCGAACGCTGGAATTACCGGGCTGATCAGACCTGGCTCAGACGCTGCAACTCACGTCGCACCATGGCAACGAAAGGCGGCGGGCTCATCTGGTAGAGCTCGCTGGCCACCCAGGCCAGCCAGGCCCCCTGCAGGTCATTGCGGCGTGCCAGCAGGCGTTCGGCCTGCTCGACCGCACGGGCCTGATACTGACGATGGAAGTCGGCCCGCGAGGCGGGCGTGTCCTCGTCGCTCACTCGCTGGCCTTGAAGGTGGTCAGCTCGCCCTTGCGCCATTTGGCGACCTTGCCGGTCACCGCCTTGAGCAGTTTGCCCAGGCCTTCCTGGACCTGCTGCTGGGCCGCGAACACCAGCATCACGCCCTGCCCTTCACGGAACACGATGGCCTCGCCTTCCGGCACGGAAACAAAGGCATAGTCGCCCTGCCCGTATACATTGAACTTGATCTCGCGAAAACGCAGTTCGAGCTTGCCGCCTTCGCGGCTGGGCAGCACGGCGGCGCGGAAGTGGTCACCCACTTTCAGCTCCAGGCGCTGTTTGTCATCGACCACCAGGGCGTCGTCGGTATCGATCTCGGCCATGTACAGACCTTCGGGGTTCTGCTCGGTGACATACACGAAGCGCCCCTGGAACAACTTGACCAGCTTGGCGCGCAAATCGCCCAGGGCAAACAACGCATGGGTATCCAGAGTACTGACTGCCAATGAAAAGCTCCTCACATCAATTACAGCAGGCCGCACCGCGCACGCCGCTGGGCATGGGGTGACAGCCACTCAAAGTCGAAGTCCGCTGGACCATGGATTCGGTAAGCGAAGATCCACGCATACGAACGATACGCCAAGCAGGGAATACTTCCCCGCTGGAACATCCGGCGTGCTTCGGCAAACTATCCGCTAATAGGAAACGTAATACCTGACAGCTAAAGGGTCAGGAAAGATGCGACTACTGAGGGCGACACTTCAGCTCAAGTGTGCCCCAACCCTTCATCGCGCATTACAGGTACACGAATATGCACGAAAACACCGAATTCCGTCGAGAGGCACGTAACATTTCTTGTCACCCGGCCGTGCCCGGCACATCCCGATATTGCGTCGTGGCCGCGGGTATCGGTTTCTTCCACATCACTGAAACCCACTCGGGCAAAGTCCACGGATTCCGCCAACGCTACCAGGACGCCTGGGAGCTCGCGCGCCACCTGGAGGGCTGAAGCTTCACGCTGCATGGCTCCTGTCCAGTTGCTGTTGCCACGCAGCCTTGCATTCCAGGGCCTCGCCACGGCTGGCGAAGGCCGTGCCACGGCGCTCGCCGTCAACCAGCACCACCCAGCACGCCCTTTTGCCCAAGGCCTGCAAGGATTGTGGCACACCACTGCCGATCATCACGGCTACATCGACTCGGCTAGTCATCATTCCCTCCGGAATTTAATTAGCAACCTAACGATGTACGTATGATACGACCTGATCATGTCGCAAATAAAGCGCAACGCGGTACAGCAGTGTTGCGCTGCGGGCAACAAACCGCCTCAGTCGAGCCCGGGTTCCGGCCGATATCCCAGGCGCAGGCCGCCCCAGTGGCGCCCAGCGACGAAGATCGGCACCGACAGGTCGTGCATCAGTTCACCGGTGTCCCGCGTGTAGGTCTGCAGCAGCACCCGCTGCTGGTGGCTGCCACAGCGGGCGCCCGTACGGTCGTCGAACATGCGCTTGCTGCGGTTGTGTGCCGTGTCGTGGGCGATATCGCCGGTCAGCGGCTGGTTGAAGGCCTTGTTGTGGGTCGGCACATAGCCCTGCTGGGTGCAGGCGATGGCATACACCAGCCCGTCGTGCTGCAGCAACGGCTCCTGGAGCTGTGGCAGCACGGTATCGGTGTAGTGGTCGAAGCACGTGGTGAAACGCGGTGGCTGCATACCGGCTATCGGCCGGTACTGGCGGTCGAACAGATCGTCCAGGCCGATACGCCCCTGGGCGATGTCCGCCTCGAAACGCTCGCCAATCTGCCGTGCGCCTGCCTGCGCCAGTTCGAACACCCGCTGATGGTAGGCGTCCAGGC
This genomic stretch from Pseudomonas entomophila harbors:
- a CDS encoding Na+/H+ antiporter subunit G encodes the protein MNETMVLPFWLELITAALLLIGSLFALIGAIGLVRLKEYFQRMHPPALASTIGAWCVALASILYFSALKQSPVLHAWLIPILLSITVPVTTLLLARAALFRKRSSGEDVPEEVSSGRDRGN
- a CDS encoding K+/H+ antiporter subunit F, whose protein sequence is MSGLLANAVLASLFIFALAMGLTLIRLFRGPSAQDRVLALDYLYILGMLMMLVLGIRYASDTYFEGALLIALFGFVGSFALAKFLLRGEVIE